In Gadus morhua chromosome 2, gadMor3.0, whole genome shotgun sequence, the DNA window TGCAACATTATATCAGGGTTTCTATTTTGAATCAACCTTAAAAGATTGACTTGATAAATAGCCCTTGCCAGTtgattataaaatgtattgACAACAAATCAGGGCGCAAAACAAAAGTATTGGACTATTGGATGGAGACCGCCGCTGCCAGACGCACGACCCAGCCGGCAGGCGCTTAAAAAGCTTATCTACGcgcagtggcgaacttagccctttgggggctccaggcgaacagtaatttaggggcccctgcatctaccggtctattgTACCTTAtgtcgcataatgagatactccatacaagggatgaacaaaagtcactatccttctttcatgcaaatgttaattatctatttacaaattgagaataacatacaaaacaataagattagttatgttgacacattacactgactgttaaccttatgtcatcatttacctgagggtttccagtaggtcacagcagctatatgctgtgacctactggaaacctactgatagctgcttccagctatcagtatttttcctgtgctcttcagacctttcatggttgattagatgcattgcaaggttattccagtgtttaaatccttcctcactcagttgtttttgttttccaaaaaggcaacaacaaaggcaaaaaacacggtctgcactttcactagactaaccaagacctgttcaccctctcatcatTTTTCAttatagtatgcttttgtgaatctgcggcccttgggccagagtgctgggtcatccactagaatatgtgtgcgcctgcccaagacacagcagcttgggccagagtgctgggtcatccacaagaatatgtgtctcgcagtcattgttatcgttattgtcatcaatttcaataaccgaAGTGGAAGACGGAGAATGagcaatattcactaccagttgtgcataatctccgtcagtttgttgacacacgtcattagcatcgctgctggctgagccagagccacttggaatgaaaggagcagtaacgtgacagaaaacaacgttgacggctgctcttgagccgccgacggtcccgctaACAGTGCGGTGTCTGTAaaaaagctggatagctttggcagctttgaaagcaagtcctgcctttggtctttcttcttatttttatgtgacccgctttcgtacgatcgcttcatgtttcactcgatttatgtctcactcgatttctctctctctctctctctcttaccgcttactgttttgaatttgacatcatttctgcatacgcgtgatgagcgtaacatggaatagtccatgtagtgcagactgaaggggggtgcacacggaaagatcgtcaaaatatgagtaattagacatcccgatgctactattgtgaagagatttttataaaaataataaatatggggacaaaatatatgcattgtgGCATTTTggggggccccaaaaaccttctatggggcctggggctccaggcaaatgcctggtttgcctaatagtacggcccgccactgTCTACACGTGCAAGTATTCTCGGTCAAATCCAGCAATTGTCACTCTCCACTATATAACTAGTGAATGCCAAAGACAGGTAGAATGCCTAAGGCTATTTATTACAATGTATAGTAACTTCATTCGACTTAACGAGCGTGTAGGCCTGAAGACAGGGGTAGCGCCATGCAGTTGGTTGAGAATTGAACATCTCCCTAACATGCTGATGCAGTTGCAATATTATATGctgttctattctattctattctattctattctattcaattctattctattatattatattatgggTGCCCTCTTTTGGTGTTTGGTGCTATGTGCCCAGGGGTTACATTTTGACGGGGCATATGGCTCTCGAACATCGTTGCGGGGCCACCTACCTATCGAACATCAACAAAAACTTTACTGCGACATATTTTCCATTGTGGAAAAACTATAACCACTCAAACATACCATAAGATAATTATTTAAGGCTGCAAATGATTTTGTCATTACTTATTGACTAACATCGGCCTGTTTAAAAAATAAGTCTTTAACATTCGTGATATCCTCCTCGACATTTCTTTAATTTTGCacgtttgcatttgtgtgtgtgtgtgtgtgtgtgtgtgtgtgtgtgtgtgtgtgtgtgtgtgtgtgtgtgtgtgtgtgtgtgtgcgtgtgcgtgtgcgtgtgtgtgtgtgtgtgtgtgtgtgtgtgtgtgtgtgtgtgtgtgcacgcgtttgggtcttgtgcgcatgtgtgagGGCGCGTTCCCGCGTGCCTGATTGGAGCCTCAAAACCCATGCAGGTTGTCCTTGAACTTGACCTTGTAAGCGTTTAATAACGGAGGGGGCTGTGAGGAAAGGCGTGCCAgacgtgcatgcctgtgtgtgtgtgtgtgtgtgcagtggcggcgccaggggggggctagggggtgcTAGAGCACCCCCTAGATTGGCCATAGCACCCCCATAGCACCCCCAAGaaaataatggtaaaataagaaaaaaaaaaaaaaatcattctgagttcttaataaaatgtattgtgtgataataatattttaatcacaaaagaaaataacagattgaaataaacagattgttcACGTAGCACGACACAGACACGTGGCGTGGCGTGCCGCGTGCGTGAACGTGATTGTTCAAATGAGTAGTAGGCTAACGGCTAAGTAACAGTAATCCTGGCGATCGGTCAATTAATTTTAAATCAAGTGGTCACAAAATCACGAAAATGGATCGGTATTTGATCCGAAAAAATCCTCGAGTTGAAGGAGACGttcaagaggaagaaaaaaggcAGGAGGTAGTGGATGATTCTGATGTAGAACAAGAAGAGGAAAGTCCTGGTCCAAGTAGTCAACCCTTCACCTCTACTGAGGGCGCCGCTGCTAGCCATGATGCTAGCACCCTGGGTGACTTAAGCATGAACGCCCAGGATGGTCCGAAAATACCAACATTACACAAATATCCAACTCGGATGTTTGGAGTCCAGCAAAGAAGTTTCTGCAAGGGCTGGATGGAACCATATCCGTGGTTGGAATACAGTGTATCCCAGGATGCCGTCTTTTGCTTTGCCTGCAGGCATTTTCTCGGTGGAGGAGGGCACGGGTTTCATCGGGAGCCAACGTATACAACCAGTGGCTTTCATAACTGGCGGAAAGCAACAGCATCTTTTAAGGGCCATCACGAAAGTATGGGACACAAATTTGCCATGGAGGCATGGACTGAGTTTAAGCTAAAAGCAAAAAGCGgttcaaaaataacaaatatgctGGATAAAGGACATTCGGTATTGATCCAGGAAAACAGAAGGTACATGATGGGCGTTGTGGAAAGCTTGCGCTATACTGCCTGTCAGGGGATCGCACAGCGAGGCCACATTGAAGATGAGGATTCAGCAAACAGGGGTAATTTCCGCGAGTTGCTGTCTGTAATTGGAAAATTTGACAAAACCGTTCAGAAAAAGTCAGATAACAACCCGTCAAATGCAAAGTATGTGCACCATGACGTGCAGAATGAGATCATCAATGTAATGGCAGAAATGATTAGGAAACAATTAAGGGATGAGGTTAAGGACGCTGAACATTTTGCCATTTTGGTGGATGAAAGCAAAGACATCAGCAAAAAAGAGCAAATTTCAGTGATCGTGCGTTATTTGAACACGGAATCagagagagtggtggaggaATTCTTGCATTTCACCCCAGCTGATGGACTAGACGCAAACTCGCTCTTTGCAAGCATCAAGCAGACGCTCAGTCGGTGCGGTATTGACCTGAATTGTTGTGTTGGCCAGTGCTATGATGGTGCCTCAGTCATGTCTGGATGTAACAACGGAGTCCAAGAACTTTTCAGAAGAGAGGTGCCGCAAGCAGTTTATATACACTGCCATGCTCATAGGCTTAACCTGGTGTTGGTGGACTGTGTGCATAATGTAGATGCTGCCGCTGAGTTTTTTGAGACGTTGCAAACACTGTACAAGTTTTTTTCGGGGTCAGTGGTGCACGATCTCTTTCTGAAGAAACAAAGGGAACTTTCAACGGCACAGCGCATAGAGCTGAAGAGACTGAGTGACACTCGCTGGGCATGCCAGTATGATGCTATCTGTGCAGTCAAGAGAACTCTCCCGGCTATCATCGCTACCCTGCGTGACACTGTTCGCGACAAGAATGCGAAACGGAGGACAGAGGCTAAATCTGTCAGTTCCCTTATGGATGAGCAGTTTGTTCTGCATTTAATTCTTTTTGAGGATGTTTTTAGAACTACCAAATTCATGTCCGATGCGCTACAGTCTCCCAATTTCGATCTCTTGACAGCGGATGACCTGGCCCAATCTGTGATCACGGCCATATCGGAGAAACGTACAGATGACAACTGGGCAGCAATCCGTAAGCAGGCAGGAGACATGTGCGTTAATACCGGGATAGCTACtgtacatcgtgagaaaaggcAGACCCAAACAGCTAAACATCTGGAGGGCTTTATTGTGGAGGCCCCGATAGAAAGACCAGGCATGGGCAGCATGGATGAACTGAAAACTCAGTCATTCTATCCTGTCTTAGACAGGTTGTTAATGGAACTCCGGCGACGCTTTTCCATCGAAGCAAATGGTGTACTGGCAGGCTTGCCAGCCCTAAGCCCTAATCACCCATCATTCCTTGACAAGCAAGTTATTCTGCCCATGGCTCGCCATTATGGGGTCAGCGAGGAGAATTTGTGTGCAGAACTCCATCAAGTTCGCCGGCTCCTGAAAAGGAAGGAAGAGCAAGGATGCACCATTAACAGCAACCAGGAGTTCCTATCCCTTATGCGGCCTTACAAAGACGCCTTCGTGGACCTCTACAAATTGATCTCCATATCTCTGACCCTGCCTGTAACATCTGCGAGCTGCGAGCGCAGTTTTTCTTGTCTGCGTCGCTTGAAGAGCTACCTGAGGAATAGCAGTGGGGATGGCCGAACCAGTGACCTTGCACTTCTGGCGATTAACCCTCTGCGAGCACGGGCTTTGGACATCGACAGGATCATAGATGCCTTCGCtctcaaccacaacaacaggcGCATTGTCCTGTTATGAAGACGTAGGTAAGTGAACGATTTTTCCGTGTTGTCTGTTGCATTCTGCTGGGTTTTTGCAATTGGgtttacaatgtgtttttctgtcacATTGTTCTTGTTTAGGTGGAAACTGACACCTGATCTGCTGGCTTGCCTGGATTTTGGTTTTTCTTAAGGATTTTAAGCATAGTTTTGTGTGCACTTTTTGATACACTTTTTGATATCTTATTATTGTGGTTTTGAGTGCCTACTGTTTGGTTTCATGTTTTGATTGTGACCTAAAATAATATAATCTATTTGAAAGCATTTCTGACTCTTTGCctgtttaaattaattataTCTGACGTTCTAATCTGCCGTCTTTAGTTAGAAGTGTATTGAACTTGGTATGTTTAGTTTAATTTGTCGCTCATGGTAGTGGTGACCTGGTAGTCATCTGGCGCAAACTTTAATCCACACACTGAAGTAAGTGAAGTATTTCGGATTACGTTATCTATAACATGCTGCATCCATTTTGACCGTCGGATGTGAACGCGGCTTTGTGCGCGTCCGtcagaagtagcctactgacaataATAATACGATCGATTTGAATGGCGCTTTTTATGTACCCCAAAGACCCGTTAGAGAGCAAACGTGTAAACATATGTGACGATATGGTGGGGAGGTGTTGTAGTAGAGAAAAATGAGACTCATATGATATCACCCTAATTTCATAGCACCCTCAGTAAAACGCCGAGCACCCCCATAGCACCACCAGAAAAAAATCTCTGGcgccgccactgtgtgtgtgtgtgtgtgtgtgtgtttgtgtgtgtgtgtgtgtgtgtgtgtgtgtgtgtgtgtgtgtgtgtgtgtgtgtgtgtgtgtgtgtgtgtgtgtgtgtgtgtgtgtgtgcgcgtgcgcgtgtgtgtgatcacAGGCAAGcccatttctttattttgtgtgcatacatgcacatgtgCAAATTGATGCATAGTGGCCTATGTATTCTACAAGCAATCAAAAATAACGGCAACGTCATTGCAAGCCACCTCCATTTCAGCGTTAGAACACCAAACAACAATGAACGCCTAGGTTAGCTTTGCTTCTTAAGCTCATCATTCCTTGTTTCATTGGTCGACCAATTTCCCCCCAATTGTGCAGGGGTTGATCTCCTAATTCATAATGGCGTTTTGAATTCAGCTCAGGACTTAGACATCAAGGAATTCATATATTTGCCGAGCGCAAGATCCCCATGTTCCACAGATTTGATCCCTGGTAAGGGTTAGGGATCTGTGCGCTCATAAAATCCGTTATACACTTTAATATTGCATTGTGAACGTCACCCCGCATTAGAACTGTTCTTGTGTCTTGCTAAAAATGGGGACCTATGATGACCCATGATGGTTGACAACTTTCAACTGATTGTCCGAGTGGGCGATTCTTCATGATTGCTTTTCTAATTAATACATCTTGGCAACGGTTTTTACAGCCACTATGTCAAATGGGATCAAGGTCATGGACGTCATGGGCGTCGAAGCAGAATATACCACATTGGTCAAATCCACAGCCGTTGAGACAGTTGTTGGTCTTCTGCTTGTGTTACCCTTATAACGGTTATTCAGCCTGTGACCCTTACTTCGTATTATTGTTTGCTCTGGGTATTCAAACGATATGGACACACAAATCAATAATTACAACCATGCATGGAATTATACAGATGTTAATTAATACATTGTTTATTATGCGTGGGCCTTTATCTGACCACCCGAGTGGAATGAGTGTGCTCAATTACAAAAATAGTGCACATTTGGGCACCTATGCAGGAAGATTGTGCGATAGTTCAGATGATAAATGTACCACCGTAATAACATGCGATTGTGTTATTTTGTGACGAAACACTTCTGTGCATAATGAGTTTTAAATTAGGCTCCTTCCGAACCGAAGGCCCTACGATGTCATGGATGCAAAGGTATTTTCATAATTCATCCAGTAGCGCAATAATATTCAGGTCTACCTCTTGCAAAATgtagcaaataaataaaaactccTCAAACGTGTGTGACATTTAATCATTAATGTTTTGTGTTGCCTACATCTCAATTTTGCTCGGTTATATGCTCCTTGACCCTTTTTGCAAGAACACGCTATAGACTTTAGAAGACTCCGAGTTCACCATTATCTTATGGCTGTAATTAGGCTAATAGTTAATTAACAAATAGCCCAATATAAATTAAATGGCAACACTCTGCAATATGGGAAAATTACTGAACAATTAGTAACATTAGAAAATTCAGTAGGCTAATAAACATCAATATATAGCACCACTATGTTAGGGGAAGCGGATTAAGGTTCAATTTACTCTGGTAGCACTTCATGACACAACATTTTCAAAGCTGATTAGGGGGTTAGGTTGTTCTCTAACACTGTCCataataaaaaaagtatatcCTATACATAAATATGCAGCGGTGAACACCATTATTCAACATGGACACCATAAGCAGCTCAATCATTGCTAAAAATTAACTGTAGATTAACTGTTAGTTAATGGTTATAACTGCTTTATCGAAAATTatataatcattaattaatATTCTCCTGTTGTAAACCAATGTCACCAATTGACAGCGTCAGAGACCCTAAAAGACAcccatttcatttatttatttcaggaaAATGCACATTGAtgaacatgtaggcctacagcaggAAACGTAAATGTGCCAGATTACCTACATAGTTGTTTAACTTCTGTAAAaatgatgtaggcctatgtgttatACGGTTTTAACTACGGTTCGTGCGGTGCAAGGCCTATAGAATAAGGCAAATTCAAAGAGTTTacaccaaaaaatatatataacaaccCCCCACACAATGCTTATATAATTTACTCATGCAAAGGTGTTTCGTTAAGTTTATAAGTTAGGTCCTTTATAGCAAAAATAATTATCCTGGTGAAAAGCGGCGGGCCATATCCGACCCTCTCGCGTAAGGCACCAAAGATCAACTGTCAATGGTCATTTCTTAATTTAAAAACCAAAATAGAAAGTGCTCCACGATGACCTTTCTAGAAAACACAATTTTCAAAACGAATTAAAACCATTATGGGTGCTTTATGAACTTTCGAGGGCACTGTGATCATTGGTTCTTTTCACTATATTGTATTTGTCAGCTTTTACTTGTGGGGATGTTAACCAAATTGTTACAATAAATAGCCTAACCAAGCATGACAAATAACCTAAATATAAATTATGAGGTATAT includes these proteins:
- the LOC115538255 gene encoding zinc finger MYM-type protein 1-like, with the translated sequence MDRYLIRKNPRVEGDVQEEEKRQEVVDDSDVEQEEESPGPSSQPFTSTEGAAASHDASTLGDLSMNAQDGPKIPTLHKYPTRMFGVQQRSFCKGWMEPYPWLEYSVSQDAVFCFACRHFLGGGGHGFHREPTYTTSGFHNWRKATASFKGHHESMGHKFAMEAWTEFKLKAKSGSKITNMLDKGHSVLIQENRRYMMGVVESLRYTACQGIAQRGHIEDEDSANRGNFRELLSVIGKFDKTVQKKSDNNPSNAKYVHHDVQNEIINVMAEMIRKQLRDEVKDAEHFAILVDESKDISKKEQISVIVRYLNTESERVVEEFLHFTPADGLDANSLFASIKQTLSRCGIDLNCCVGQCYDGASVMSGCNNGVQELFRREVPQAVYIHCHAHRLNLVLVDCVHNVDAAAEFFETLQTLYKFFSGSVVHDLFLKKQRELSTAQRIELKRLSDTRWACQYDAICAVKRTLPAIIATLRDTVRDKNAKRRTEAKSVSSLMDEQFVLHLILFEDVFRTTKFMSDALQSPNFDLLTADDLAQSVITAISEKRTDDNWAAIRKQAGDMCVNTGIATVHREKRQTQTAKHLEGFIVEAPIERPGMGSMDELKTQSFYPVLDRLLMELRRRFSIEANGVLAGLPALSPNHPSFLDKQVILPMARHYGVSEENLCAELHQVRRLLKRKEEQGCTINSNQEFLSLMRPYKDAFVDLYKLISISLTLPVTSASCERSFSCLRRLKSYLRNSSGDGRTSDLALLAINPLRARALDIDRIIDAFALNHNNRRIVLL